One window from the genome of Jeotgalibaca sp. MA1X17-3 encodes:
- a CDS encoding rhodanese-like domain-containing protein, whose product MEKDLPNKPFIIDVREPNEFKGGHIPGSKNIPLSKIGNVKSKERIYLVCATGMRSKRATKQLLSQGYDAVNVNRGMSAWTGSRRGGTL is encoded by the coding sequence TTGGAAAAGGATTTACCAAATAAGCCGTTTATTATAGATGTTCGCGAACCTAATGAATTTAAAGGTGGTCATATACCTGGTTCCAAAAATATTCCTTTATCAAAAATAGGAAACGTAAAGTCCAAAGAACGAATCTATCTCGTTTGTGCAACAGGAATGCGTAGTAAAAGAGCTACGAAACAACTCCTTTCACAGGGATATGATGCTGTAAATGTCAATCGTGGAATGTCTGCTTGGACGGGCTCAAGAAGAGGAGGAACATTATAA
- a CDS encoding metal-sensitive transcriptional regulator has product MRYDKKIVNRLKKSEGQMRGVLNMMDTEKDCKEVVTQLTAIRSSIDKAIGLIVAENLVQCISDENSGLTSEEAVQEAIHLLVKTR; this is encoded by the coding sequence ATTCGTTACGATAAAAAAATAGTGAATCGTCTAAAGAAATCAGAAGGACAAATGCGTGGTGTTTTGAATATGATGGATACGGAGAAAGACTGTAAAGAAGTAGTCACTCAATTAACTGCTATCCGTTCTAGTATTGATAAAGCCATTGGTTTGATTGTTGCAGAAAACCTTGTTCAATGTATTTCTGATGAGAATAGTGGATTAACTTCAGAAGAAGCCGTTCAAGAAGCGATTCATTTATTAGTCAAAACAAGATAA
- a CDS encoding NAD(P)-dependent oxidoreductase, translating to MSKVFVLGGTGFLGYYTIKELLSRGYDVKTMSLPPMPDENLFPSEVENKLGNMNELSDEEIKELLKDCEGFIYAAGADERTVPPAPALKFFYNANVIPTQRIARLARESGVKKFVIFGSYFAEFAERLPDSGLKTQGYPNTRLLQEQVAFAEGEGSMVVTSLRLPYIFGTMPGRMPLWSMFVEQIRGKEVFPALKGGTAMVTVEQVAEAAVGAMEKGEHRHTYALSGKNMKFQEFYQMMVDALGQTETTQVPVVDYEKMKPMYEELDRQSAEKGVEHGIHMATSSKLQTQDLYIDPEDTKTALGIREHDVIQSIKETLAKCVK from the coding sequence ATGTCAAAAGTATTTGTTTTGGGTGGTACAGGTTTCCTAGGTTATTATACAATTAAAGAATTGCTATCAAGAGGATATGACGTAAAGACAATGTCATTACCACCTATGCCGGATGAAAATTTATTTCCTTCAGAAGTAGAAAATAAATTAGGAAATATGAACGAGTTGAGCGATGAAGAAATAAAAGAACTCCTAAAAGATTGTGAAGGGTTTATATATGCAGCAGGTGCAGATGAAAGAACTGTTCCACCAGCTCCAGCGTTAAAATTTTTCTATAATGCAAATGTAATTCCTACGCAACGAATAGCTCGTTTAGCTAGAGAATCAGGAGTAAAGAAATTTGTAATATTTGGTTCTTATTTTGCGGAATTCGCAGAACGATTGCCAGATTCAGGCCTAAAGACACAAGGATATCCGAATACTCGACTTCTTCAAGAACAAGTTGCATTCGCAGAAGGAGAAGGTAGTATGGTTGTTACCTCTTTACGTTTACCTTATATCTTCGGCACTATGCCAGGAAGAATGCCTTTATGGTCCATGTTTGTAGAACAAATTAGAGGCAAGGAAGTTTTCCCAGCATTAAAAGGTGGAACAGCTATGGTTACAGTAGAACAAGTTGCAGAAGCGGCTGTAGGTGCTATGGAAAAAGGTGAACATCGTCACACGTATGCTCTTTCAGGGAAAAATATGAAATTCCAAGAATTTTATCAGATGATGGTTGACGCATTAGGACAAACAGAAACAACACAAGTCCCAGTGGTAGACTATGAAAAAATGAAACCAATGTATGAAGAATTAGATAGACAATCAGCAGAAAAAGGGGTAGAGCACGGAATCCACATGGCGACCAGCTCTAAATTACAAACTCAAGATTTATATATCGATCCGGAAGACACTAAAACAGCATTAGGGATTAGAGAGCATGATGTTATTCAATCAATAAAAGAAACACTAGCAAAATGTGTTAAGTAA
- a CDS encoding rhodanese-like domain-containing protein produces the protein MYNSISANEMDQLYRKKSNIKILDVREPDEYAAGHVPGAISMPLSSFADQMNELERAQHYHVICYSGSRSSMACQHLGNSGFQTTNVIGGMSVWRGDIE, from the coding sequence ATGTATAACTCAATCTCTGCAAACGAAATGGATCAACTATACCGAAAAAAATCAAATATTAAAATTTTAGATGTGCGAGAGCCAGATGAGTATGCGGCTGGTCATGTTCCAGGAGCTATTTCTATGCCACTGAGCTCTTTTGCCGATCAAATGAATGAACTTGAGCGAGCACAACATTATCATGTTATCTGTTACTCCGGAAGTCGTTCGAGTATGGCTTGTCAACATTTAGGAAATTCTGGATTTCAAACAACAAACGTAATCGGAGGAATGTCCGTTTGGAGAGGTGACATTGAATGA
- a CDS encoding GGDEF domain-containing protein, whose amino-acid sequence MRTILKKNKKKRLTVILIVLFLTFIIHSPEMNAEGPDPNKGPLKSELLSLSEEEQQYIIENPHISVYVVDGMAPIQYQDENGQLQGITRKIFHELEIKTGFTFEYIFIEDIRSALKERQAKIMAAIPFTFEDTEFYEDIQLSPEYLTTNQILILHEGEEATHLKNKIYGAVIGSPIPSSVDRRTTVFFHTREEILDAVDKGDVDFSFINGFSASYYLLQNSYDHIVSIPSAIQNTELSFGYLDKDDPFLSKILNKALGTIDPDQIQNYIVEEATKIDRKVSLQVVFNNFFTEITTIVFLFIIGLGYLTFRSRKDEKKIQLQNNRLLALSELSEEYFYEYDVIQDHISISDELKVLLNNYGYKESLLVLQRGLKKTFSEHSHHPKMIAGHNHSVENIVLKGGFEKKGTYKMVNLIIRNNQHDVSMIIGKLMDISIFEREKETLKIKAERDGLTKLYNYESSRELIKERLLQFDSSFLAAFIVLDIDYFKSVNDTLGHQEGNRILQKMGKLLLNNFRKSDIPARIGGDEFCIFVDKFTDREQVIEKCHELIESMSETIHDVPISISIGIAFIKEEDNYQTAFKHADEALYKAKGSGRARIAIYEE is encoded by the coding sequence ATGCGTACTATTCTAAAAAAAAATAAAAAGAAACGATTGACAGTTATCTTGATTGTTCTCTTTTTAACATTTATTATACACTCCCCTGAAATGAATGCAGAAGGACCTGATCCAAATAAAGGACCTTTAAAAAGTGAATTACTTTCACTCAGTGAAGAAGAGCAACAATATATTATCGAAAATCCACATATATCTGTATACGTGGTTGATGGTATGGCTCCAATTCAATACCAAGATGAGAATGGACAACTACAAGGAATTACTAGAAAAATTTTTCATGAATTAGAAATAAAAACCGGATTTACTTTTGAGTATATTTTTATAGAAGATATCCGCTCAGCTTTAAAAGAAAGACAAGCAAAGATCATGGCTGCGATTCCTTTTACTTTTGAAGATACAGAATTCTATGAAGATATTCAGTTGTCCCCTGAATACCTGACTACCAATCAAATTTTGATTTTACATGAGGGAGAAGAAGCCACCCACTTAAAAAACAAAATTTATGGTGCAGTTATTGGTTCGCCGATTCCTAGTTCAGTAGATCGTAGAACAACTGTTTTTTTTCATACGAGAGAGGAAATCTTAGACGCAGTAGATAAAGGGGATGTTGATTTTTCTTTTATTAATGGTTTTTCAGCATCTTACTATTTACTTCAAAACAGCTATGATCATATAGTTTCGATCCCTTCTGCAATCCAAAATACAGAATTATCATTTGGATATTTGGATAAGGATGATCCTTTTCTATCAAAAATTCTAAATAAAGCATTAGGAACGATTGATCCAGATCAAATCCAGAACTATATTGTTGAAGAGGCTACAAAAATTGATCGAAAAGTTTCTCTTCAAGTAGTCTTTAATAATTTTTTCACTGAAATTACAACGATTGTTTTTCTTTTTATTATAGGCTTGGGTTATTTGACCTTTCGATCTCGAAAGGACGAAAAGAAAATTCAGTTGCAAAATAACCGCTTATTAGCATTGTCAGAATTATCAGAAGAATATTTTTATGAGTATGATGTAATCCAAGATCATATTAGTATTTCTGACGAGTTAAAAGTACTACTAAATAACTATGGATATAAAGAATCTTTATTAGTTTTACAAAGAGGACTTAAAAAAACATTTTCTGAACATAGTCATCATCCAAAAATGATAGCAGGACACAATCATTCAGTGGAAAATATTGTTTTAAAAGGTGGTTTTGAAAAGAAAGGAACCTATAAAATGGTTAATCTGATCATACGAAATAATCAACATGATGTTTCAATGATTATAGGTAAGTTAATGGATATCAGTATTTTTGAACGAGAAAAAGAAACTTTAAAAATAAAAGCAGAGCGAGATGGGCTTACTAAATTATATAATTATGAATCTAGTAGGGAATTAATCAAAGAAAGATTACTGCAATTTGACTCTAGTTTTCTAGCTGCTTTTATTGTTTTAGATATTGATTATTTTAAATCAGTTAATGATACATTGGGACACCAAGAAGGAAATCGAATCCTCCAAAAGATGGGGAAATTACTCTTGAATAATTTTCGGAAAAGTGATATTCCTGCACGTATTGGTGGAGATGAGTTTTGTATATTCGTAGATAAATTTACAGATAGAGAACAAGTTATAGAAAAATGTCACGAGCTAATAGAAAGTATGAGTGAAACCATTCATGATGTTCCTATTTCGATTAGTATTGGGATTGCATTTATAAAAGAAGAGGATAATTATCAAACCGCATTCAAACATGCAGACGAAGCACTATACAAAGCAAAGGGATCTGGACGGGCTCGAATAGCTATTTATGAAGAATAA
- a CDS encoding ATP-binding cassette domain-containing protein — protein sequence MNDILELKNITYSIKGKDILKNISLSIKKGSFLTISGPSGSGKSTLLKIIASMASPTSGTISYKDKLIDDYQMTDYRKEVSYSFQNASLFGETVKENLAFPFEIRGEEFNQQHVMEALKMVQLPESYLDKKVTTLSGGEKQRIALIRNIIFLPEILLLDEVTSALDTENRRIIGQAIRQLNKEKGITVLWVTHNEEEIQESDYKIEIINGEIGGITNE from the coding sequence ATGAATGACATACTAGAATTAAAAAATATCACCTATTCGATAAAGGGAAAGGATATTTTAAAGAATATCTCTCTTTCTATTAAGAAAGGTAGTTTCTTAACGATTAGTGGCCCTTCTGGAAGTGGTAAAAGTACATTGCTTAAAATAATTGCTTCCATGGCTTCTCCAACTTCAGGTACTATTTCTTACAAAGATAAGCTCATTGATGACTATCAAATGACTGATTATCGAAAAGAAGTAAGTTATAGTTTTCAAAATGCATCTTTATTTGGAGAAACCGTAAAAGAAAATTTAGCTTTTCCATTTGAAATTAGAGGTGAAGAGTTTAATCAGCAACATGTTATGGAAGCTTTAAAAATGGTACAGCTTCCTGAATCTTATTTAGATAAAAAAGTAACTACATTATCCGGTGGAGAAAAACAACGGATCGCTCTGATTCGAAATATTATCTTTTTGCCAGAAATTTTACTACTGGATGAAGTAACCAGTGCTTTAGATACTGAAAACCGCCGAATTATTGGTCAGGCCATTCGTCAGCTTAACAAAGAAAAAGGAATAACTGTTTTATGGGTTACACATAACGAAGAGGAAATTCAAGAATCTGACTATAAAATTGAAATTATAAATGGAGAAATAGGGGGAATTACAAATGAATAG
- a CDS encoding FAD-dependent oxidoreductase, whose translation MRVVIVGGVAGGMSAATRLRRLNEQMEIIILEKGPHVSFANCGLPYYVSEEIEERSQLLVQTPKSLHARFKLDVRTNSEAIDIDGEQQIVVVQNNEESYPLHYDKLILSPGAKPIIPASKGLKEATNLFTLRNVVDVDAISTYIDEHQPKKAIVIGAGFIGLEMVESLAHRGMDVTLIEKAPHVLPPMDEEMATFITRELERKGVTLYTGIAAASFENDGKTVILEDGTSLDSDLTLLSVGVVPASDLAKKAGIQTGMREGILVDENYETNIKNIYAVGDAIIVKQQITGEDTMIALASPANRQGRQVADVISGNKRKNKGSIGTAIVRVFDLAAGSTGLNERQLKMSDIEYKVVHVQGKSHAGYYPGAEMIDLKLLFDPENGKIFGAQAIGADGVDKRIDIIATAIKGGLTVEDLPELEFSYAPPFGSAKDPVNMAGYAALNLLEGISDSVQWHELEEQRKKGAILLDVRSPAELKKNGFLKDTVNISLDELRDRVNELDKNKPYIISCHSGQRSYIAERILKQHGFDVKNLDGAFSLYSTIYPEKIVQLERTSL comes from the coding sequence ATGCGTGTTGTTATCGTAGGAGGAGTTGCTGGTGGTATGTCCGCAGCAACTCGATTAAGAAGATTAAATGAACAAATGGAAATTATTATTTTAGAAAAAGGACCTCATGTATCTTTTGCAAACTGTGGTCTTCCTTACTATGTTTCAGAGGAAATTGAAGAACGTAGTCAACTTCTTGTGCAAACACCAAAAAGCTTACATGCTCGCTTCAAACTTGATGTTCGTACAAATAGTGAAGCGATCGATATTGACGGAGAGCAACAAATTGTTGTTGTTCAAAACAACGAAGAATCCTACCCACTTCACTATGACAAATTAATTCTATCGCCTGGAGCAAAACCAATTATTCCAGCTTCAAAAGGATTGAAAGAAGCAACAAATCTTTTTACTTTACGTAATGTTGTAGATGTAGATGCAATCTCTACGTATATCGATGAGCATCAACCTAAAAAAGCAATCGTTATTGGAGCAGGTTTTATTGGTTTAGAAATGGTTGAGAGCTTGGCTCATCGTGGCATGGATGTTACTTTAATTGAAAAGGCACCCCATGTTCTTCCACCTATGGATGAAGAAATGGCTACATTTATTACTCGCGAATTGGAAAGAAAAGGTGTTACATTATATACAGGTATCGCTGCAGCTTCTTTTGAAAATGATGGGAAAACTGTTATTTTAGAAGATGGCACATCCTTAGATAGTGACTTAACACTACTTTCTGTTGGTGTTGTTCCTGCATCTGATTTAGCTAAAAAAGCAGGCATTCAGACCGGTATGCGTGAGGGTATCCTTGTTGATGAAAATTATGAAACAAATATAAAAAATATTTACGCTGTTGGAGATGCCATCATCGTAAAACAACAAATTACAGGCGAAGATACCATGATTGCCTTAGCCTCACCGGCAAATCGACAAGGTCGACAGGTTGCCGATGTCATTAGTGGAAATAAACGTAAAAACAAAGGAAGTATCGGTACTGCTATTGTTAGAGTATTTGATTTAGCTGCTGGATCTACTGGATTAAATGAAAGACAATTAAAAATGTCCGATATAGAATATAAAGTTGTTCACGTTCAAGGAAAAAGTCATGCTGGATATTATCCTGGTGCGGAAATGATTGATTTGAAATTACTATTTGATCCTGAAAATGGAAAAATATTTGGAGCACAAGCTATCGGTGCTGATGGAGTAGATAAACGAATTGATATCATTGCTACCGCAATTAAAGGTGGACTAACTGTAGAAGATTTACCTGAACTAGAATTCTCTTACGCTCCTCCATTTGGTTCCGCAAAAGATCCTGTTAATATGGCTGGATATGCTGCTCTAAACTTATTAGAAGGAATTTCAGATTCTGTTCAATGGCATGAATTGGAAGAGCAACGAAAAAAAGGAGCGATCCTCTTAGATGTGCGCAGTCCAGCTGAATTGAAGAAAAATGGTTTTCTGAAAGATACGGTTAACATTTCTCTCGATGAATTACGGGATCGAGTGAATGAATTAGATAAAAATAAACCGTATATTATTAGCTGTCATAGTGGCCAACGTAGTTATATTGCGGAACGTATTTTAAAACAACATGGCTTTGACGTTAAAAACTTGGATGGAGCTTTCTCACTTTACTCCACCATTTATCCTGAAAAAATTGTTCAATTAGAAAGGACATCCTTATAA
- a CDS encoding helix-turn-helix domain-containing protein, whose amino-acid sequence MTTHNYPYIAGDYNFHNFKPTELSIKKEMINISEKKHFSNEIEFIIIIDGNGQLEINNQLFSIQKGMFIQLMPYHVYKINVLSKQFIECYRIRFSIGLLLLINIDKSRYLKAIEQIGQNAPILSLDADSFTEVCTLCQIVFKEKQNDNQYMDSLHVSLISFLIYYYQKNKKMSSFERTLSWKLLEYIHFHHQEQITLSSVSAIFKIDSENVQTYLKQLTGFSFSKLLNQVRIRNASALLQFEDLSINQIGKICGYQTDAYFYKSFKNIQGITPLQYRSRMDSHLPYGNSDDSWQIAIYLLEHCREELYLEEVAVALSITKKKINSLLKDTFQKSFQELLNFFRVQIGKTFLLSFQLPVQEVALLVGFRDVNTFIRNFKKIYAITPKQMAQESKDSLES is encoded by the coding sequence ATGACTACTCATAATTATCCCTACATAGCTGGCGATTATAACTTTCATAATTTTAAACCTACTGAATTATCCATTAAAAAAGAAATGATAAACATTTCTGAAAAAAAGCATTTTAGCAATGAAATTGAATTTATTATTATTATAGATGGAAACGGACAGCTGGAAATTAATAATCAACTTTTCTCTATTCAAAAAGGGATGTTCATTCAATTAATGCCTTATCATGTATATAAAATAAATGTTCTTTCAAAACAATTCATTGAATGTTATCGAATTCGTTTTTCAATCGGTCTTCTTCTATTAATTAATATCGATAAAAGTAGATATTTAAAAGCAATCGAACAGATAGGGCAAAATGCTCCTATTCTTTCATTAGATGCTGATTCATTCACAGAAGTATGCACCCTTTGTCAAATTGTTTTTAAGGAAAAACAAAACGATAATCAGTACATGGACTCGCTACATGTTTCCCTTATTTCATTTTTAATCTATTACTATCAAAAAAATAAAAAGATGTCCTCTTTTGAGCGAACGTTATCGTGGAAACTACTAGAGTACATTCATTTTCATCATCAAGAACAGATTACTCTTTCTTCAGTCAGTGCTATTTTTAAAATAGATTCAGAGAACGTTCAAACATACTTAAAACAACTTACTGGTTTTTCTTTTTCTAAATTATTAAATCAAGTACGAATTCGGAATGCAAGTGCCCTTTTACAATTTGAGGACTTATCTATTAATCAAATTGGCAAAATCTGTGGGTATCAAACGGATGCTTACTTTTATAAATCTTTCAAAAATATACAAGGAATTACTCCACTTCAGTATCGTTCCAGAATGGATTCACATCTCCCATATGGTAATTCTGATGATTCATGGCAAATTGCTATTTACTTACTAGAACATTGTCGAGAAGAACTTTATTTAGAAGAGGTAGCGGTGGCTCTTAGTATAACTAAGAAAAAGATTAATAGCTTGCTGAAAGATACATTCCAAAAATCATTCCAAGAACTATTGAATTTTTTTAGAGTTCAGATTGGAAAGACGTTCCTGCTTTCTTTTCAACTTCCTGTTCAAGAAGTTGCACTACTCGTCGGTTTTAGGGATGTGAATACATTTATTAGAAACTTTAAAAAAATATATGCGATTACACCTAAACAAATGGCTCAAGAAAGCAAAGACTCACTCGAAAGTTAA
- a CDS encoding class I SAM-dependent methyltransferase: MVFQSFDEIASVYDEDIYPLNEKEFVNPTVEVLAGLASGTDILELAAGTGRITIPLAKRGFQVSAVDISPAMIQILEEKHSEENIKTFIGDMKNIQLDQTFDLIYLVFNGITYLKDLNEQVDCFKNAARHLKPGGLFLIETFLPKLDKIIMDQTAPYALEEEYIGFDKYDLINQTLTSYQFDLSGERINKFQTKHRYVWPSEMELMGNLAGLKLIKKWGNWEKDELSSEHDECILVWQKPEN, from the coding sequence ATGGTGTTTCAATCTTTTGATGAGATTGCATCGGTTTACGATGAAGATATTTACCCTTTGAATGAAAAAGAATTTGTAAATCCAACGGTAGAAGTATTAGCAGGATTAGCATCAGGAACAGATATTTTAGAATTAGCTGCTGGGACAGGTCGAATAACGATTCCACTAGCAAAGCGCGGATTTCAGGTGTCTGCTGTAGATATATCACCAGCTATGATTCAAATTTTAGAAGAAAAACACTCAGAAGAAAATATAAAAACATTTATAGGTGATATGAAAAATATCCAATTAGATCAAACCTTTGATCTGATTTATTTAGTTTTTAATGGAATTACTTATTTGAAAGATTTGAATGAGCAAGTTGACTGTTTTAAGAATGCAGCTCGTCATTTGAAACCAGGAGGTCTTTTTTTAATCGAAACTTTTCTTCCCAAACTTGATAAAATAATAATGGACCAAACGGCTCCTTATGCTTTAGAAGAAGAGTATATTGGTTTTGATAAGTATGATCTAATTAATCAGACGTTAACTTCCTACCAATTTGATTTGTCCGGAGAAAGAATAAATAAATTTCAAACCAAGCATCGATATGTGTGGCCATCTGAAATGGAACTAATGGGAAATCTGGCAGGATTAAAACTTATTAAAAAATGGGGGAATTGGGAAAAAGATGAACTTTCTTCGGAGCATGATGAATGCATTTTGGTGTGGCAAAAACCAGAAAATTGA
- a CDS encoding ABC transporter permease yields the protein MNSLNISNSSLIWSSILIFIALAIDHKEQLGLGKDIFIASIRAVIQLFLVGYLLGYIFELDHIIVTLAMVLFIVLNAAYNAGKRANNLPHAFRNSLIAIGVGTGVSLAVLLLSGALVWTPSQIVPITGMIAANAMTAVGVGYRTMHTKFTDQQQQVLERLALGATPNQASKTIIRESIKSAMAPTVDRTKTVGLVSLPGMMSGLMFAGINPVEAIRYQIVVMFMLIAVTGFSTMISSYLSYKSYFNDRIQLTI from the coding sequence ATGAATAGTTTGAACATATCAAATTCTTCTTTAATTTGGTCTAGTATTCTGATTTTCATCGCGTTAGCAATCGACCACAAAGAACAACTTGGACTAGGTAAAGATATCTTTATTGCATCCATCCGTGCAGTTATTCAGTTATTTCTTGTCGGATACCTATTAGGATATATTTTTGAACTAGATCATATCATTGTTACCTTAGCGATGGTTCTATTTATCGTCTTGAATGCTGCTTATAATGCAGGGAAACGGGCAAACAATCTTCCACATGCATTCCGTAACTCATTAATAGCTATAGGGGTTGGTACAGGTGTATCATTAGCTGTTTTACTTTTATCTGGAGCATTGGTATGGACTCCTTCTCAAATCGTTCCTATCACTGGTATGATCGCTGCTAATGCCATGACGGCTGTGGGTGTAGGATATCGAACGATGCATACAAAATTTACTGATCAACAACAACAAGTTCTAGAACGCCTTGCTTTAGGAGCAACTCCTAACCAAGCTTCTAAAACGATTATTCGAGAAAGTATCAAGTCTGCAATGGCTCCTACAGTTGATCGAACAAAAACAGTTGGTTTAGTGAGCCTTCCTGGTATGATGTCTGGTTTAATGTTTGCAGGTATCAACCCGGTTGAAGCAATTCGTTACCAAATTGTAGTCATGTTTATGCTCATTGCAGTGACAGGATTCTCAACGATGATTTCAAGCTATTTATCTTATAAGAGCTATTTCAACGACAGAATTCAATTAACCATTTAA
- a CDS encoding cupin domain-containing protein: MAIEEKDYGKKPYVVNIEKQTKDNDNYRTTIWTGEKLQVTVMSIQPNDDIGLEVHHGIDQFIRIEEGKGICKMGPTEDQLDFEQKVEDDDAIFVPADMWHNITNTGDRPLKLYTIYAGPDHLPSTVHPTHEDAENDPNEQ, translated from the coding sequence ATGGCAATTGAAGAAAAGGATTATGGCAAGAAACCTTATGTCGTTAATATTGAGAAACAAACGAAAGATAATGATAATTATCGGACGACCATTTGGACGGGAGAAAAACTTCAAGTAACGGTTATGAGTATCCAACCCAATGATGATATTGGATTAGAAGTTCATCACGGGATTGACCAATTCATTCGGATTGAAGAAGGAAAAGGCATATGTAAAATGGGACCAACGGAAGATCAACTTGATTTTGAACAAAAAGTTGAGGATGACGATGCTATCTTTGTACCAGCTGATATGTGGCATAATATTACCAATACGGGTGACAGGCCATTGAAGCTTTACACAATATACGCAGGACCAGACCACCTTCCAAGTACCGTTCATCCAACACATGAAGATGCAGAAAATGATCCCAACGAACAATAA
- a CDS encoding HD-GYP domain-containing protein, with translation MNNKAFSSIIPAAYAECNLLSNQLGTKAFQIKKANESFMQLLASPNNDSKAFTDCLKKKILEKSVTLQPLDLSIMEVPFQDSQFYIFIVLLKNQVSKDICQRLALAVMNNNDFIDFFQKNENENEQSWQNRQLSNSLFTSDHALRIKKVAKEFGEYAKLSNDEINELMILSTMHDIGKIHISPELLNYPGSFNQKEKEEMENHTLYGYLLLHNTPSMSNIAPLVLTHHERWDGSGYPIGLKGMEIPLASRVICLLDSYDAMVNDRPYRKALSKAAAIQEIKVHLGSQFDPILGQVFIDFLNSQKEG, from the coding sequence ATGAATAATAAAGCATTCTCTTCTATTATTCCAGCCGCATATGCTGAATGTAACTTACTTTCTAATCAACTTGGTACTAAAGCATTTCAGATTAAAAAAGCAAATGAGTCATTTATGCAACTACTTGCATCACCCAATAATGATTCAAAAGCATTTACTGATTGCTTAAAAAAGAAAATACTAGAGAAATCTGTAACCTTACAGCCTCTAGACTTGTCCATTATGGAAGTTCCTTTTCAAGATAGTCAATTTTATATATTTATTGTTCTTTTAAAAAATCAAGTATCTAAAGATATTTGTCAGCGTCTTGCTCTTGCTGTAATGAATAATAATGATTTTATAGATTTTTTTCAAAAAAATGAAAATGAAAACGAACAAAGTTGGCAAAATCGACAATTGTCGAATAGTTTATTTACAAGTGATCATGCTCTGCGTATTAAAAAAGTAGCAAAGGAATTTGGTGAATATGCTAAGCTCTCGAACGATGAGATTAATGAATTGATGATTTTATCAACCATGCATGATATTGGGAAAATTCATATTAGTCCTGAGCTTTTAAACTATCCTGGATCTTTCAATCAAAAAGAAAAAGAAGAAATGGAAAATCATACATTGTATGGATATCTTTTACTTCATAATACGCCTTCAATGAGTAATATTGCTCCATTAGTATTGACTCATCATGAGCGTTGGGACGGAAGCGGTTATCCAATTGGTTTAAAAGGGATGGAAATCCCACTTGCATCTCGAGTGATTTGTCTGCTAGATTCGTATGACGCAATGGTAAACGATAGACCTTATCGAAAAGCATTAAGTAAAGCAGCAGCTATTCAAGAAATCAAGGTTCATTTAGGGAGTCAATTTGATCCTATTCTTGGACAGGTCTTTATAGACTTTTTAAATAGTCAAAAAGAGGGATGA